A window of Gloeocapsa sp. PCC 73106 genomic DNA:
CATCTGGCGTCTCAGGATCCAGGTTTAGCTGAGGCGATCGCCAAGAGAATACAAATCATCAGCCAAGGCGTCGCGGCTAACTCAGGCTACGATTTAGAAGCAGTAGTAACTAAGGTAGTCAACTATCTAGAAGTTAGACATAAAAATCCCTCTTTACCAACTCCTGCTCTAGAAGATAATCTCTCGGCTAATAAAATCCAGGCTTTCTTGAGAATGGCTCAAATCATCGATCAAGCTGACGCGGCTAATCCCCACAGTGCAGCAGAGGTGGCTTGTTTAGCTGAAGCTATGGGACAAATACTTGATCTACCTGCTTGGCAAGTCAGGCGTTTAAAATTGGCGGGATTATTACATCGTTTACCCCCTCTTCAAGGAACTAGCCCTGAAAAAATCCCTAACCCGGTACAACAAGCAGTTATTGAACAACAAGACTCCCTACCCCAAAAGACGGTAGTCAGAGTCTTACCACAATTACAGGCGATCGCTAAAATTATTACCCATCAAAGCGAACATTGGGATGGTTCGGGAGGACCTGAGGGTCTAGCTTACGATAATATCCCCCTAGAATCAAGAATTTTAGCTCTAATCGCTAATTTTCAAGTACGATCAAGCTACTGGAAACGCTCAGATCCTGACTATCTTAATCAGGCTCTACAAAATTGTCAAGACCAAGCCTCCACCGTTTATGACCCCAAATTGGTCCAGACTTTGGAATTATTGGTTTTAGCTCTCCAACAAGGTATGAATATACAAGCTAATCAACCCAAAATCGCCTCGAGTATCTGGTTACTCGAAGATAATATTACTTAATTAATGATGAACATGGATTTAGAGACGATTCGTTCAGGTCAAACTAAAGAATTAGCCGGCGTCAATTTAGAAGATGAAAACCTCTCTCACACTCAGTTAGAACGAGTAAATTTAGCGGGCGCTAATCTGATGGGTGCTAATTTAACCCGCGCTAATCTCAAAGGCGCTTGTTTAGATGGTGCTAATCTTCTTGGTGCTTGTTGCTATTTTGCTGATCTTAGAGCTAATTGTTTGGGTGCTAATTTGATGCAAGCTGATTTGAGTCACGCTGACTTGCGTGGTACTAATCTCAGAGGCGCTAATCTGATGGGGGCTAAATTAGTACAAGCTTCTCTGGCTAGTGCTTTTTTAAGCGGTGTGAATTTAACCGCCGTAAATCTGAGAGGGGCAGATTGTCGTGGTGCTGACTTGCGCGGCGCTAACCTTAATAACGCTAACCTTCAAGGTGTAAACCTCGCTCAAGCTAATTTGCAAGGGGCAATTTTGACCGAAGCTAATCTGGAAGAAGCGGATCTACGCGGTGCTAACTTGGCTGGAGCTAACCTAGCTGGGGCTAATTTACTCTGCGCTGAATTAGAAGGAGCTTGTTTAGATGGGGCTAACTTGGACAAAGCTTGTTTAATTGGTACTATTATAAATAAGCAGCCAGTATAATTACTTTCGGTGAAAACACCAAACTGATCGCTCGAGAATTTCTGTGGCAAAAAAACTAATCTCTAAATTGAAGCTATTGTTTTTGTTAGCATCGGTGGCTATGCTATGTTGGCATTGGCAATTGTTGCTAGCCACTCTGGCTGGATTGTCTATCATGCAGGCTATCTACTTGATACCAAGCTGGAATTGGCGCCATTGGGCACAAAATTGGGCAAATTATTGGACCAAAAGGGGATCTAATCGCCGCTTCAGTCTGGCTGTGTTGGGTGGGGGTATTACAGCTATCATGGTTTATGGGTTTAGTTGTATCTTTGCCACTGTCGAAAATCATTGGTTAGCTACTGGTATTGTCCTGCAAGTATTATTGAGCTTACTGAGTTTTGTTTTGTTGCTTTGGCAGTTTTTAAACCGCAAAAGCCATTTACATGAGACTATCTGGCAAAAATGGCTGATCGATTTAACCGATTTAGATCCTCTTAAACGTCTGATCGCTGTCAGACAACTGACTAATCTCGCCGGTGAAAAAAAGCTTGATGGTACTCAGTTACTTCAACTTAGAGAATATCTGGAGTTGATGCTGTTAACCGAGACAGAGCCGTTGATTCGACAGGCGATTTTAACCGGTTTTACTGTTCCTGTTAATATTCCTTTACAAATGCCTTTGAAATTTAAAACTAGTTCCTTTTCTGGTAACCAACGCTAAAAATCTCCCCTAATCTCAAAATTTTTCACCCAGATACCGACAAAATCACCTTTAGTTTGTTATCGTAGATGTCAAAGCCCAAGGGAAAGTAGAATAGAACTTATGTACTATATAGCTCCTCACTCACTAGATTTGCTCCTTTTTTTGATGTTTTTCTCCCTCTTTCTTCGAGAATTGAAGATGACTTCCAGGAGGCGATTTGAGCAAGAATTGGTCATCACAGTCTGTAAATGACCAGAGTCATCTTGAGGTTAACTAAGTTCACTAATTGAACCAAAAAAATTTACCAATTTGTTGTAATCAAAGCTACAATCAAAAAGGTCTTTTACCGATACTAATTCAAGGACTGGAAATAAGTAGTTACTAGCGCTACCAGCCGTTGAAATAGCGCAGATAATCTTCTGATTTTAAACCAATAAGGAGAAAGAGGAAAAAGAATGACTCAGGCCAATGATATACTGACAAAAATGAATCCTCCTCAAGAATGGGCAGAAATACTGCTAGAGGATGATACAGAAATAATCAACATAGAAGAAGAGTTCGAAGAAGCGGTAGCTCAAGTTAGTAAAAAAAGCAAAAAACTATCAACAATTCGCCGCCAAGAAACGAATAAGAAAAAGCCCTACACAGAAGATTCAATACGTATTTACCTACAGGAAATAGGTCGTATACGTTTATTGCGCGCGGAAGAAGAAATAGAATTGGCTCGCAAAATCGCTGACTTGTTAGAATTAGAACAAAAGCGAGAAAAACTCTGGCAAGAATTAAAGCGTATCCCGAACGATCGCGAATGGGCAGCATCGGTAGAGATGGAGTTACCAGCTTTCCGTCGGCGTCTCTATCTGGGTCGGCGCGCTAAAGAAAAAATGGTACAATCTAACCTGCGCTTAGTGGTTTCCATAGCTAAAAAATACATGAATCGAGGCTTATCGTTTCAAGATTTGATTCAAGAAGGTTCCCTAGGATTAATCAGGGCTGCCGAAAAATTCGACCACGAAAAAGGCTACAAATTCTCTACCTACGCAACTTGGTGGATCAGACAGGCTATAACTAGAGCGATCGCCGATCAATCCCGCACCATTCGTCTACCAGTACACCTCTACGAAACAATTTCTCGTATCAAGAAGACTACTAAAATTCTCTCTCAAGAAATGGGTAGAAAACCAACAGAGGAAGAAATCGCTACCCACATGGAAATGACTATTGAAAAACTGCGTTTTATCGCTAAATCGGCTCAGTTACCTATTTCTTTGGAAACCCCCATTGGTAAAGAAGAAGATTCACGCCTCGGAGACTTTATTGAAGCTGATGGGGAAACTCCAGAAGATGATGTATCTAAGAATTTACTCAGAGAAGATTTAGAACATGTTCTTGATAGTTTGAGCCCCAGAGAAAGAGATGTATTGCGTTTGCGCTACGGTTTAGATGATGGACGCATGAAAACTCTAGAAGAA
This region includes:
- a CDS encoding DICT sensory domain-containing protein; this encodes MLKGSILEKLTNRHLHQKKPLNLGVYYKNTLVALCHALEDFILEHPDSPLIVSAFQRGKWYLEEADRYGKLAAKSQAIVILAAPDAGFGDHPTSNRANVSLVSLPETDPVAQEWHLMIFSPSYSAMVLCQELSEADYGNTGRPNHDLERKFYGFWTFEPELVQETLELTLEHLASQDPGLAEAIAKRIQIISQGVAANSGYDLEAVVTKVVNYLEVRHKNPSLPTPALEDNLSANKIQAFLRMAQIIDQADAANPHSAAEVACLAEAMGQILDLPAWQVRRLKLAGLLHRLPPLQGTSPEKIPNPVQQAVIEQQDSLPQKTVVRVLPQLQAIAKIITHQSEHWDGSGGPEGLAYDNIPLESRILALIANFQVRSSYWKRSDPDYLNQALQNCQDQASTVYDPKLVQTLELLVLALQQGMNIQANQPKIASSIWLLEDNIT
- a CDS encoding pentapeptide repeat-containing protein, with amino-acid sequence MDLETIRSGQTKELAGVNLEDENLSHTQLERVNLAGANLMGANLTRANLKGACLDGANLLGACCYFADLRANCLGANLMQADLSHADLRGTNLRGANLMGAKLVQASLASAFLSGVNLTAVNLRGADCRGADLRGANLNNANLQGVNLAQANLQGAILTEANLEEADLRGANLAGANLAGANLLCAELEGACLDGANLDKACLIGTIINKQPV
- the rpoD gene encoding RNA polymerase sigma factor RpoD, which translates into the protein MTQANDILTKMNPPQEWAEILLEDDTEIINIEEEFEEAVAQVSKKSKKLSTIRRQETNKKKPYTEDSIRIYLQEIGRIRLLRAEEEIELARKIADLLELEQKREKLWQELKRIPNDREWAASVEMELPAFRRRLYLGRRAKEKMVQSNLRLVVSIAKKYMNRGLSFQDLIQEGSLGLIRAAEKFDHEKGYKFSTYATWWIRQAITRAIADQSRTIRLPVHLYETISRIKKTTKILSQEMGRKPTEEEIATHMEMTIEKLRFIAKSAQLPISLETPIGKEEDSRLGDFIEADGETPEDDVSKNLLREDLEHVLDSLSPRERDVLRLRYGLDDGRMKTLEEIGQIFDVTRERIRQIEAKALRKLRHPNRNSILKEYVR